The following coding sequences lie in one Eulemur rufifrons isolate Redbay chromosome 11, OSU_ERuf_1, whole genome shotgun sequence genomic window:
- the GGPS1 gene encoding geranylgeranyl pyrophosphate synthase → MEKTQETVQRILLEPYKYLLQLPGKQVRTKLSQAFNHWLKVPEDKLQIIIEVTEMLHNASLLIDDIEDNSKLRRGFPVAHSIYGIPSVINSANYVYFLGLEKVLTLDHPDAVKLFTRQLLELHQGQGLDIYWRDNYTCPTEEEYKAMVLQKTGGLFGLAVGLMQLFSDYKEDLKPLLNTLGLFFQIRDDYANLHSKEYSENKSFCEDLTEGKFSFPTIHAIWSRPESTQVQNILRQRTENIDIKKYCVHYLEDVGSFEYTRKTLKELESKAYKQIDARGGNPELVALIEHLSKMFKEEDE, encoded by the exons atggagaaGACTCAAGAAACAGTCCAAAGAATTCTTCTAGAACCctataaatatttacttcagTTACCAG GTAAACAAGTGAGAACCAAACTTTCACAGGCATTTAATCATTGGCTGAAAGTTCCAGAAGACAAGCTACAG atTATCATTGAAGTGACAGAAATGTTGCATAACGCCAGCTTACTCATTGACGATATCGAAGACAACTCAAAACTCCGACGTGGCTTTCCAGTGGCACACAGCATCTATGGAATTCCGTCTGTCATCAATTCTGCCAATTATGTGTATTTTCTTGGCTTAGAGAAAGTCTTAACCCTTGATCACCCAGATGCAGTAAAGCTTTTCACCCGCCAACTTTTGGAACTCCATCAGGGACAAGGCCTAGATATTTACTGGAGGGATAATTACACTTGTCCCACTGAGGAAGAATACAAAGCTATGGTGCTGCAAAAGACAGGTGGACTGTTTGGATTAGCAGTAGGTCTCATGCAGTTGTTCTCTGATTACAAAGAAGATTTAAAGCCGCTGCTTAATACACTTGGGCTCTTTTTCCAAATTAGGGATGATTATGCTAACCTACACTCCAAAGAATATAGCGAAAACAAAAGTTTTTGTGAAGACTTAACAGAGGGAAAGTTCTCATTTCCCACTATTCATGCTATTTGGTCGAGGCCTGAAAGCACCCAGGTGCAGAATATCTTGCGCCAGAGAACAGAAAacatagatattaaaaaatactgtgtacATTATCTTGAAGATGTAGGTTCCTTTGAATACACTCGGAAAACTCTTAAAGAGCTCGAATCTAAAGCCTACAAACAAATTGATGCACGCGGTGGGAATCCTGAACTGGTAGCCCTAATAGAGCACTTAAGTAAGATGTTTAAAGAAGAAGATGAATAA